In Balearica regulorum gibbericeps isolate bBalReg1 chromosome 2, bBalReg1.pri, whole genome shotgun sequence, one DNA window encodes the following:
- the LRRC3B gene encoding leucine-rich repeat-containing protein 3B yields MHLVDLWLTRSLSMCLLLQSFVLMILCFHSASMCPKGCLCSHSGGLNVSCSNANLKEIPRDLPPETVLLYLDSNQITSIPNEIFKDLHQLRVLNLSKNGIEFIDEHAFKGVAETLQTLDLSDNRIQSVHKNAFNNLKARARIANNPWHCDCTLQQVLRSMASNHETANNVICKTSVLDEHAGRPFLNAANDADLCNLPKKTTDYAMLVTMFGWFTMVISYVVYYVRQNQEDARRHLEYLKSLPSRQKKPDEADDISTVV; encoded by the coding sequence ATGCATTTGGTAGACCTGTGGTTAACTCGTTCCCTCTCCATGTGTCTGCTCTTACAAAGTTTTGTCCTCATGATACTGTGCTTTCATTCTGCCAGTATGTGCCCGAAAGGCTGCCTCTGTTCTCACTCCGGAGGTCTGAATGTCAGCTGTAGCAATGCGAACCTCAAGGAAATACCCAGAGATCTTCCTCCAGAAACAGTCTTACTTTATTTGGACTCCAATCAGATAACGTCAATCCCCAATGAAATTTTTAAGGACTTGCATCAACTGAGAGTCCTCAATTTATCAAAAAATGGGATTGAATTTATAGATGAACATGCCTTTAAAGGGGTGGCAGAAACCTTGCAGACTCTGGATTTGTCTGACAACCGGATTCAAAGCGTGCACAAAAACGCTTTCAACAACTTAAAGGCCAGAGCCAGAATTGCAAACAATCCCTGGCACTGTGACTGCACGCTGCAGCAGGTGTTGAGGAGCATGGCTTCCAACCATGAGACGGCCAACAACGTCATCTGCAAGACCTCTGTGCTCGATGAACACGCGGGGAGACCGTTCCTCAACGCTGCCAATGATGCTGACCTCTGCAACCTTCCTAAAAAGACTACCGATTACGCCATGCTGGTCACCATGTTTGGCTGGTTCACCATGGTGATCTCGTACGTGGTTTATTACGTCCGGCAAAATCAGGAGGATGCAAGGAGGCACCTTGAGTACTTGAAATCCCTGCCAAGCAGGCAAAAGAAACCAGATGAAGCCGATGACATTAGCACTGTGGTATAG